In Halosegnis marinus, one genomic interval encodes:
- a CDS encoding NfeD family protein, with product MVEILGLPLSLVLLLVGTGLMVAEALAPGAHFIVVGSALTVAGLVGLLVSPFLGPLTPFVLALVVLVAGGATLGAYRKLGVGQGGASSKTSDSDSLRGQVGRVTERVTASGGEVKLDDGGFNPYYRARSMDGEIAEGSEVIVLDPGGGNVLTVAAADASEDEIDRELRRAREQRAREEEEERERDGESEAA from the coding sequence ATGGTCGAGATACTGGGCCTGCCGCTCTCGCTGGTCCTGCTGCTCGTCGGCACGGGGCTGATGGTGGCGGAGGCGCTCGCGCCCGGCGCACACTTCATCGTGGTCGGGTCGGCGCTCACCGTCGCGGGGCTGGTCGGCCTGCTCGTGAGCCCCTTCCTCGGCCCCCTCACGCCGTTCGTCCTCGCGCTCGTGGTGCTCGTCGCGGGCGGGGCGACGCTCGGCGCCTACCGCAAACTCGGCGTCGGGCAGGGTGGCGCGAGCAGCAAGACCTCGGACTCCGACTCGCTGCGCGGGCAGGTCGGCCGCGTCACGGAGCGGGTGACGGCGTCGGGCGGCGAGGTGAAGCTCGACGACGGCGGCTTCAACCCCTACTACCGCGCCCGGTCGATGGACGGCGAGATCGCCGAGGGCTCGGAGGTCATCGTCCTCGACCCCGGCGGGGGGAACGTCCTCACCGTCGCCGCGGCGGACGCGAGCGAGGACGAGATAGACCGCGAACTCAGACGCGCCAGGGAACAGCGGGCCCGCGAGGAGGAGGAGGAGCGCGAGCGCGACGGCGAGTCCGAGGCGGCCTGA
- a CDS encoding winged helix-turn-helix transcriptional regulator gives MDGVDESKRATLKRFAAIGAVSPLARLSGDDAGDSDARDAILGYLSTTPGAHFSKLRDDLRLGTGESQHHLKRLERDGAVESVKDGDYRRYFPAGRFSAFERRAVGYLRRDTARGMVLALLRDPDATGKELADRLGVSRPTVSRYAKELESAGLLARDDGYALARPEELLVLVVRYADSFGDDAAALADDAADLVAYDPTE, from the coding sequence ATGGACGGCGTCGACGAGAGCAAACGCGCCACGCTGAAGCGCTTCGCCGCCATCGGGGCGGTGTCGCCGCTGGCGCGCCTCTCCGGCGACGACGCGGGCGACTCGGACGCCCGCGACGCCATTCTCGGCTACCTCTCGACGACGCCCGGCGCGCACTTCTCGAAGCTCCGCGACGACCTCCGCCTGGGGACGGGCGAGAGCCAACACCACCTCAAGCGCCTCGAACGCGACGGGGCCGTCGAGTCGGTGAAGGACGGCGACTACCGGCGCTACTTCCCCGCCGGTCGCTTCTCGGCGTTCGAGCGCCGCGCGGTCGGCTACCTCCGGCGGGACACGGCCCGGGGGATGGTGCTCGCGCTGTTGCGCGACCCGGACGCGACCGGCAAGGAACTCGCCGACCGGCTCGGCGTCTCGCGGCCGACGGTGAGCCGCTACGCGAAGGAGTTGGAGTCGGCCGGACTGCTGGCGCGCGACGACGGCTACGCGCTCGCGCGCCCGGAGGAACTGCTCGTGCTCGTGGTTCGGTACGCGGACTCGTTCGGCGACGACGCCGCCGCGCTGGCCGACGACGCGGCCGACCTCGTCGCCTACGACCCTACAGAGTGA
- a CDS encoding DUF7123 family protein: MSATTAAATPTLSDKQQRILAYLRDNAATKTYFKSRLIGDALDMSAKEVGTNMTAIREGEFDVAVEKWGYSSGTTWKVTL, from the coding sequence ATGAGCGCCACCACGGCGGCCGCGACCCCGACCCTGAGCGACAAACAGCAGCGCATCCTCGCGTACCTGCGCGACAACGCCGCGACGAAGACCTACTTCAAGTCGCGGCTCATCGGCGACGCGCTCGACATGTCCGCCAAGGAGGTCGGCACGAACATGACGGCCATCCGCGAGGGCGAGTTCGACGTGGCCGTCGAGAAGTGGGGCTACTCGTCGGGGACGACCTGGAAGGTCACTCTGTAG
- the metG gene encoding methionine--tRNA ligase has product MTDDDFPTDAPAVVTCGLPYANGDLHVGHLRTYVSGDALSRALRRLGQETAFVSGSDMHGTPIAVNAAKEGVSPEAFALDYHEQYGATFPRFNVEFDNYGHTDDATNTDLTRDFVRSWVEHDHVFEKEIPVAWDAEEDQPLPDRYVEGTCPYCGEHARGDECDEGCQRHLEPGEIEDPVSTLTGNPAEYRERAHKFLRLADFQEYLSGFLDRLEGTDNARNQPREWVEGELQDLCITRDMDWGVDYPGEGADDLVLYVWVDAPIEYVASTKQYAERSDFDWEAAWKLGGEERHGTAWDDDWTDDGGELVHVIGQDIIQHHTVFWPAMLRGAGYNEPRAVMACGFVNLAGEAFSTSRNRAVWADDYLDAGFHPDLFRYQIITGSEFTADVNFSWDALQERTNNDLVGALGNFVYRSLLFAERNYGGTPDADVSDEVREHIEGAIGAVREAVNDYSVRGLGEAPVDLARFGNEYIQRNEPWKLTDDDPERAAQVIRDCVQLSKACAVLMQPVLPGKAADLWAQLDEDGSVHDTTLSDALAAPPAEFGEPSELFEGIEDETVEALNEELAARAESAEETDSDESEGDEEGDVTDLEPLTEERIGFDDFGDLDLRVGEVLEAEGIEGADDLARLEVDVGHEVRQIVAGIKQLHDLDALPGTKVVVVANMEPAELFGVESNGMVLAAGEQADLLTTHGDAVPGTKVR; this is encoded by the coding sequence ATGACCGACGACGACTTCCCGACCGACGCGCCCGCCGTGGTGACGTGCGGGCTGCCGTACGCGAACGGCGACCTGCACGTCGGCCACCTGCGGACGTACGTCAGCGGGGACGCGCTCTCCCGCGCGCTCCGACGGCTCGGCCAGGAGACGGCGTTCGTCTCCGGCTCCGACATGCACGGCACCCCTATCGCCGTCAACGCCGCGAAGGAGGGCGTCTCGCCCGAGGCGTTCGCGCTCGACTACCACGAGCAGTACGGGGCGACGTTCCCCCGCTTCAACGTCGAGTTCGACAACTACGGCCACACCGACGACGCGACGAACACGGACCTCACCCGCGACTTCGTCCGCTCGTGGGTCGAGCACGACCACGTCTTCGAGAAGGAGATACCCGTCGCGTGGGACGCCGAGGAGGACCAGCCCCTGCCGGACCGCTACGTCGAGGGGACCTGCCCGTACTGCGGCGAGCACGCCCGCGGCGACGAGTGCGACGAGGGGTGTCAGCGCCACCTCGAACCCGGCGAGATAGAGGACCCCGTCTCGACGCTCACCGGGAACCCGGCCGAGTACCGCGAGCGCGCCCACAAGTTCCTGCGCCTCGCCGACTTCCAGGAGTACCTGTCGGGCTTCCTCGACCGCCTCGAAGGCACCGACAACGCCCGGAACCAGCCCCGCGAGTGGGTCGAGGGCGAACTGCAGGACCTCTGTATCACCCGCGACATGGACTGGGGGGTCGACTACCCCGGCGAGGGCGCCGACGACCTCGTCCTCTACGTCTGGGTGGACGCGCCCATCGAGTACGTCGCGTCCACGAAGCAGTACGCCGAGCGCTCGGACTTCGACTGGGAGGCCGCGTGGAAACTCGGCGGCGAGGAGCGCCACGGCACCGCGTGGGACGACGACTGGACCGACGACGGGGGCGAACTCGTCCACGTCATCGGGCAGGACATCATCCAGCACCACACCGTGTTCTGGCCCGCGATGCTGCGCGGAGCCGGTTACAACGAGCCGCGCGCGGTGATGGCCTGCGGCTTCGTCAACCTCGCGGGGGAGGCCTTCTCCACGAGCCGGAACCGCGCGGTGTGGGCCGACGACTACCTCGACGCCGGCTTCCACCCCGACCTGTTCCGCTACCAGATCATCACCGGCTCCGAGTTCACCGCCGACGTGAACTTCTCGTGGGACGCGCTCCAGGAGCGGACGAACAACGACCTCGTTGGCGCGCTCGGCAACTTCGTCTACCGGTCGCTGCTGTTCGCGGAGCGCAACTACGGCGGCACCCCCGACGCCGACGTGAGCGACGAGGTCCGCGAACACATCGAGGGGGCCATCGGCGCGGTGCGCGAGGCCGTCAACGACTACTCGGTGCGCGGGCTGGGCGAGGCGCCCGTGGACCTCGCGCGGTTCGGCAACGAGTACATCCAGCGGAACGAGCCGTGGAAGCTCACCGACGACGACCCCGAGCGCGCGGCACAGGTCATCCGCGACTGCGTCCAGCTGTCGAAGGCGTGTGCCGTCCTGATGCAGCCGGTGCTCCCCGGCAAGGCCGCCGACCTGTGGGCCCAGCTCGACGAGGACGGGAGCGTCCACGACACGACGCTCTCGGACGCGCTCGCGGCCCCCCCGGCCGAGTTCGGCGAGCCCTCGGAGCTGTTCGAGGGCATCGAGGACGAGACGGTCGAGGCGCTCAACGAGGAGCTGGCGGCGCGCGCGGAGTCCGCGGAGGAAACCGACAGCGACGAGTCCGAGGGGGACGAGGAGGGCGACGTGACCGACCTCGAACCCCTGACGGAGGAGCGCATCGGCTTCGACGACTTCGGCGACCTCGACCTCCGCGTCGGGGAGGTACTGGAGGCCGAGGGCATCGAGGGGGCCGACGACCTCGCCCGCCTCGAAGTCGATGTCGGCCACGAGGTGCGCCAGATCGTCGCGGGCATCAAGCAGCTCCACGACCTCGACGCCCTCCCGGGCACGAAGGTCGTCGTCGTGGCGAACATGGAGCCGGCGGAGCTGTTCGGCGTCGAGTCGAACGGGATGGTGCTGGCCGCGGGCGAGCAGGCCGACCTGCTCACCACCCACGGCGACGCGGTGCCGGGCACGAAGGTCCGGTAG
- a CDS encoding SPFH domain-containing protein, whose translation MLVPLQIGGLVAPVVALVLLTLAVVTVYKSVVIVNAYEKKALTRFGEYQKLLEPGFNLVVPFVSATYAFDMRTQTLDVPRQEAITRDNSPVTADAVVYIKVMDAKKAFLEVDDYKRAVSNLAQTTLRAVLGDMELDDTLNKRQEINARIRRELDEPTDEWGVRVESVEVREVNPSQDVQQAMEQQTSAERRRRAMILEAQGERRSAVETAEGDKQSNIIRAQGEKQSQILEAQGDAISTVLRAKSAESMGERAVIDKGMETLAEIGTSDSTTFVLPQELTSLVGRYGKHMTGSDVKETEGVLDSMDFDAETREMLGLDDIEEILGQIDADAEMDLEKMEAEAEAIKAGEDTADIKSADEVISEMDADVDDETAAEMREAMDSEAETETE comes from the coding sequence ATGCTGGTCCCACTCCAGATTGGCGGGTTGGTCGCGCCCGTCGTAGCCCTCGTACTGCTGACGCTCGCCGTCGTGACGGTGTACAAGTCCGTCGTCATCGTCAACGCCTACGAGAAGAAGGCGCTGACGCGGTTCGGCGAGTACCAGAAACTGCTCGAACCGGGGTTCAACCTCGTCGTGCCGTTCGTCTCCGCGACGTACGCGTTCGACATGCGGACCCAGACGCTCGACGTGCCCCGACAGGAGGCCATCACGCGGGACAACTCGCCCGTCACCGCCGACGCCGTCGTCTACATCAAGGTGATGGACGCGAAGAAGGCGTTCCTCGAGGTGGACGACTACAAGCGCGCCGTCTCGAACCTCGCGCAGACGACCCTGCGCGCGGTACTGGGCGACATGGAACTCGACGACACGCTGAACAAGCGTCAGGAGATCAACGCGCGCATCCGCCGCGAACTGGACGAACCCACCGACGAGTGGGGCGTCCGGGTCGAGAGCGTCGAGGTCCGCGAGGTCAACCCCTCGCAGGACGTCCAGCAGGCGATGGAGCAGCAGACCTCCGCCGAGCGCCGCCGCCGCGCCATGATTCTGGAGGCGCAGGGTGAGCGCCGCTCCGCCGTCGAGACCGCGGAGGGTGACAAGCAGTCGAACATCATCCGCGCGCAGGGTGAGAAGCAGTCGCAGATCCTCGAAGCGCAGGGTGACGCCATCTCGACCGTGCTGCGCGCGAAGTCCGCCGAGTCGATGGGCGAGCGCGCCGTCATCGACAAGGGGATGGAGACGCTCGCGGAGATCGGCACCTCCGACTCCACGACGTTCGTCCTCCCGCAGGAGCTCACGAGCCTCGTCGGCCGCTACGGCAAGCACATGACCGGGTCCGACGTGAAGGAGACCGAGGGCGTGCTCGACTCGATGGACTTCGACGCCGAGACCCGCGAGATGCTCGGCCTCGACGACATCGAGGAGATACTCGGCCAGATAGACGCCGACGCCGAGATGGACCTCGAGAAGATGGAGGCCGAGGCGGAGGCCATCAAGGCCGGCGAGGACACGGCCGACATCAAGAGCGCCGACGAGGTCATCTCCGAGATGGACGCCGACGTGGACGACGAGACGGCCGCGGAGATGCGGGAGGCGATGGACTCCGAGGCGGAAACGGAGACGGAGTAG
- a CDS encoding DUF7312 domain-containing protein gives MSDRDDRTDDRRADPPGADRDPWGDDGDDGDGADDAPGALNVATEGESFLGEEPPDLEPLTPGEVDPENAFFVALGVAFTLFVVATVVL, from the coding sequence ATGAGCGACCGCGACGACCGGACGGACGACCGCCGGGCCGACCCGCCGGGGGCGGACCGCGACCCCTGGGGGGACGACGGCGACGACGGCGACGGGGCCGACGACGCGCCGGGCGCGCTGAACGTCGCCACGGAGGGCGAGTCCTTCCTCGGCGAGGAGCCGCCGGACCTCGAACCGCTGACGCCGGGCGAGGTGGACCCCGAGAACGCCTTCTTCGTCGCGCTGGGCGTCGCCTTCACGCTGTTCGTCGTCGCGACGGTCGTCCTGTAG
- a CDS encoding YqaA family protein — protein MTPLDLLLVQLPDIHVLEEAVTAARGPLGLVIIAVYSFLIAVVLPLPSEIVLAANLDLGIPYAVELTLIVLCSGLGKAAGSVVALRVGNGVKESGPVIDLFRRLPVDLVAWSERKTVELARAYGYLGMAVALSVPFFPDTVSIYAFSVLEEDYAKFAGAAFVGSVGRLVVTIVLFGLGFTLTGTL, from the coding sequence GTGACCCCGCTCGACCTGCTGTTGGTCCAGCTCCCCGACATCCACGTCCTCGAGGAGGCCGTAACCGCCGCCCGCGGTCCCCTCGGCCTGGTCATCATCGCGGTGTACTCCTTCCTCATCGCGGTGGTCCTCCCCCTCCCCAGCGAGATAGTCCTCGCCGCGAACCTCGACCTCGGCATCCCCTACGCCGTCGAACTGACGCTCATCGTGCTCTGTTCGGGGCTGGGGAAGGCCGCGGGCTCCGTCGTCGCCCTCCGGGTCGGCAACGGCGTGAAGGAGTCCGGCCCGGTCATCGACCTGTTCAGGCGGCTGCCCGTGGACCTGGTGGCGTGGTCCGAGCGCAAGACCGTCGAACTCGCGCGGGCGTACGGCTACCTCGGCATGGCGGTCGCGCTCTCGGTCCCCTTCTTCCCCGACACCGTCTCAATCTACGCCTTCTCCGTGCTGGAGGAGGACTACGCGAAGTTCGCCGGCGCGGCGTTCGTCGGCTCCGTCGGCCGGCTCGTCGTCACCATCGTGCTGTTCGGCCTCGGCTTCACGCTTACCGGCACGCTGTAG
- a CDS encoding DUF7537 family lipoprotein encodes MRRPVLALCLLVLLAGCSLGGTDPTATPTPTDELTPENAPPGVTADDGTLTDPDALLAAHTARLNESGFVTEVRVNATLVRNGEPTAVPRRQVVRAEAGLVEYNNTVLNPGSRFDVWGNTTVQAVRLEAGGGVRYGSGEPQDAATLSGENLVSRYLSAGEWTVTNTTVENGTTLHTLRSTGLPADPAAVPENATDVREYGAVVIVDDEGRIRYFEARGDYTVDGYEGSFLVRQRLVSTDAPAVERPAWVAEAL; translated from the coding sequence ATGCGACGCCCCGTTCTCGCGCTCTGTCTCCTCGTCCTCCTCGCGGGCTGCTCGCTCGGCGGGACCGACCCCACGGCGACGCCCACGCCGACCGACGAACTCACCCCCGAGAACGCCCCGCCCGGCGTGACCGCCGACGACGGGACGCTCACGGACCCCGACGCCCTGCTCGCGGCCCACACCGCGCGGCTGAACGAGAGCGGCTTCGTCACCGAGGTGCGGGTGAACGCCACGCTCGTCAGGAACGGCGAGCCGACCGCCGTGCCGCGCCGACAGGTCGTCCGCGCGGAGGCGGGGCTGGTCGAGTACAACAACACTGTCCTCAATCCGGGCTCGCGGTTCGACGTGTGGGGCAACACGACGGTGCAGGCCGTCCGGCTGGAGGCCGGCGGCGGCGTCCGCTACGGCAGCGGCGAGCCGCAGGACGCGGCGACCCTCTCGGGCGAGAACCTCGTGTCGCGCTACCTCTCGGCCGGCGAGTGGACGGTGACGAACACGACGGTCGAGAACGGGACGACGCTCCACACCCTGCGCTCGACGGGGCTACCAGCGGACCCCGCCGCGGTCCCCGAGAACGCGACCGACGTGCGCGAGTACGGCGCGGTCGTGATAGTCGACGACGAGGGCCGGATACGCTACTTCGAGGCGCGGGGCGACTACACCGTCGACGGGTACGAGGGGTCGTTCCTCGTGCGCCAGCGGCTCGTTTCGACGGACGCCCCGGCCGTCGAGCGGCCGGCGTGGGTCGCCGAGGCGCTGTGA
- a CDS encoding LiaF transmembrane domain-containing protein: MAYRRLSNSVVVGAAVALVGLVLLADTTGTYDTGRLLRYAPVLFVLAGAYALVASRFRNFFGPVLLIVVASAAQAVTLGYATVGEVLALWPLLLVAFGASLAVGTYRGRARTPGTDAAFVNALAVFGATERRPVGTAFRGADLVAAFGGVTLDLRDVERPTDGPVRVSATAVFGAAEVIVPRGWNVELDVLPVLGGVEDSRRRDPTDHDEVDLVVDGFVAFGGVELSD; the protein is encoded by the coding sequence ATGGCGTACAGACGACTCTCCAACAGCGTGGTAGTGGGCGCGGCCGTCGCGCTCGTGGGCCTCGTCCTGCTCGCGGACACGACCGGGACGTACGACACCGGGCGGCTGCTTCGGTACGCGCCCGTGCTGTTCGTCCTCGCCGGGGCGTACGCGCTCGTCGCCTCCCGGTTCCGGAACTTCTTCGGGCCGGTGTTGCTCATCGTTGTCGCCAGCGCGGCACAGGCGGTGACGCTCGGCTACGCGACGGTCGGCGAGGTGCTCGCCCTCTGGCCCCTGCTGCTCGTCGCGTTCGGCGCGTCGCTCGCGGTCGGCACCTACCGCGGCCGCGCCCGCACTCCGGGCACGGACGCCGCGTTCGTGAACGCGCTCGCCGTCTTCGGCGCGACGGAGAGACGTCCGGTCGGTACCGCCTTCCGCGGCGCGGACCTCGTCGCCGCGTTCGGCGGCGTCACGCTCGACCTGCGCGACGTGGAGCGACCGACCGACGGCCCCGTCCGCGTCTCGGCGACGGCCGTCTTCGGCGCGGCCGAGGTGATCGTCCCGCGCGGCTGGAACGTGGAGCTCGACGTGTTGCCCGTGCTGGGCGGCGTCGAGGACTCGCGCCGACGCGACCCGACGGACCACGACGAGGTGGACCTCGTCGTCGACGGCTTCGTCGCGTTCGGCGGCGTCGAGCTCTCCGACTGA
- the mfnA gene encoding tyrosine decarboxylase MfnA, giving the protein MQRATPQDFSRVLSSMCTEPHPDARAAAERFLATNPGDPGTYESVAALEREVVAGLGDLASLDDAAGYVTSGGTEANIQAVRIGRNRAATRDPNFVVPDSAHFSFRKAADVLGVEMRVAPTEDGVADLDGVAELIDDDTVAVVGVAGTTEYGRVDPVPALVDVVEDENPGALVHVDAAWGGFALPFADYAWDFADADIDTMTIDPHKMGQAVVPAGGLLARGPELLDELSIDTPYLESTSQVTLTGTRSGAGVASAAAALDALWPDGYRAQYETATANAEWLFDRLTDMGYPVVEPTLPLVSADLGTERIEALREAGWRLSRTEAGEARFVMQPHVTRETLRSVVADLRRLE; this is encoded by the coding sequence ATGCAGCGGGCGACGCCACAGGACTTCTCCCGGGTGCTCTCCTCGATGTGTACGGAGCCGCACCCCGACGCCCGAGCGGCGGCCGAGCGTTTCCTCGCCACCAACCCCGGCGACCCCGGCACCTACGAGAGCGTCGCGGCGCTCGAACGGGAGGTCGTCGCGGGCCTCGGCGACCTCGCCTCGCTCGACGACGCCGCGGGCTACGTCACCTCCGGCGGGACGGAGGCGAACATCCAGGCCGTCCGCATCGGCCGGAACCGCGCGGCGACGCGCGACCCGAACTTCGTCGTTCCCGACTCCGCGCACTTCTCGTTCCGGAAGGCCGCGGACGTGCTCGGCGTCGAGATGCGCGTCGCCCCGACCGAGGACGGCGTCGCCGACCTCGACGGCGTCGCGGAACTGATAGACGACGACACGGTCGCCGTCGTCGGCGTCGCCGGCACCACCGAGTACGGGCGCGTGGACCCCGTGCCCGCGCTCGTGGACGTGGTCGAGGACGAGAACCCCGGCGCGCTCGTCCACGTGGACGCGGCGTGGGGCGGCTTCGCGCTCCCCTTCGCCGACTACGCGTGGGACTTCGCGGACGCCGACATCGACACGATGACCATCGACCCGCACAAGATGGGGCAGGCGGTCGTGCCCGCCGGGGGGCTGTTGGCGCGCGGCCCGGAGCTGCTGGACGAACTGTCCATCGACACGCCGTACCTCGAATCCACCTCGCAGGTGACGCTCACCGGGACGCGCTCTGGGGCGGGTGTGGCGAGCGCGGCCGCGGCGCTCGACGCGCTGTGGCCCGACGGCTACCGCGCCCAGTACGAGACGGCGACGGCGAACGCCGAGTGGCTCTTCGACCGGCTCACCGACATGGGGTACCCCGTCGTCGAGCCGACGCTCCCGCTCGTCTCCGCGGACCTCGGGACCGAGCGCATCGAAGCGCTCCGCGAGGCGGGGTGGCGGCTCTCGCGCACGGAGGCCGGCGAGGCGCGGTTCGTGATGCAGCCGCACGTCACCCGCGAAACGCTCCGCTCCGTCGTCGCCGACCTCCGGCGACTGGAGTGA